The Verrucomicrobiota bacterium genome window below encodes:
- a CDS encoding serine hydroxymethyltransferase: MRILFVCTGNVCRSPMAEGLFREMTRYTPHIQIDSAGMGAMAGQMPSRNAQVVMNEMDIDISEQRSQPISDELIASSDYILVMTYGHLDTLLMYYPQATEKTFLIREFTPNLAPEQREVSDPIGGPEAVYRICRNQIFEALKHFLITIQDVTTTPVEGIPSTEQKSSKRIALASARTVQPFKDLICTFLEADQYDLIDFGPHAEESGSTEPSFDMTPQANKVAQYIQEGKADLGILISSQNQISPCQATHPHIRTLTIEKPEDFSTVHLSPKHNDANILCLVADKISPEQAKKILSNWIEHKDLDKDQTIMETPKTIMPSSTTASLSETDYDIFSVIEKEKKRQFSNIELIASENFTSRAVMEAQGSCLTNKYAEGYPGKRWYGGCEEVDKVEEIAIERAKELFAADHVNVQPHSGSQANMAVYFSVLEPGDKILTMDLAHGGHLTHGHKMNFSGKLYDVLHYGVSQKNECIDYEQLAITAKEFQPKMITVGASAYSRTIHFDKMAEIAKSIGAYLFADIAHISGLVAAGVHPSPVGLADFVTTTTHKTLRGPRGGMIMCKADHAKAIDSLIFPGSQGGPLMHVIAAKAVCYLEALQPQFKSYQKQVVRNAKALSEGMKKNGYRIVSDTTENHVMLIDLQEKGLTGKEVQEALDLAGITVNKNAIPFDTQSPFKSGGIRLGTPAVTTRGMKEDEMFDIANWIHSGIENRNDPNKLADIQQEVIEFTSKYPLPY, encoded by the coding sequence ATGCGTATTCTTTTTGTATGTACTGGAAATGTTTGTCGTAGCCCTATGGCGGAGGGGTTGTTCCGGGAAATGACCCGGTATACGCCTCATATCCAAATTGACTCTGCCGGTATGGGAGCGATGGCTGGACAAATGCCCAGTCGCAATGCCCAAGTGGTCATGAATGAGATGGATATTGATATCTCTGAGCAACGTAGCCAGCCCATTTCTGACGAACTGATAGCATCCTCTGACTATATTCTCGTCATGACCTACGGACACCTCGATACATTACTCATGTATTATCCTCAAGCGACTGAGAAGACTTTTTTAATTCGAGAGTTTACTCCTAACCTCGCACCTGAGCAACGTGAAGTCTCAGATCCCATAGGAGGTCCAGAAGCTGTTTACCGCATTTGTAGAAATCAAATTTTTGAAGCCCTTAAACACTTTCTAATAACTATCCAAGACGTCACTACAACTCCCGTGGAGGGAATTCCATCAACTGAGCAGAAATCCTCCAAAAGAATTGCTTTGGCCTCAGCGAGAACTGTCCAACCCTTTAAGGATTTGATCTGCACGTTTTTAGAAGCAGACCAATATGATCTTATAGATTTCGGGCCGCATGCAGAGGAGAGTGGAAGCACTGAACCTAGCTTTGACATGACTCCACAAGCCAATAAGGTGGCGCAGTATATCCAAGAGGGCAAAGCGGATCTAGGCATTCTCATTAGCTCGCAAAACCAGATCTCTCCCTGTCAAGCAACTCATCCTCACATTCGGACCCTGACGATTGAAAAACCTGAAGATTTTTCAACAGTCCACTTGAGCCCGAAGCATAATGATGCGAATATTCTATGTTTAGTGGCAGATAAAATAAGCCCTGAACAAGCTAAAAAGATTTTAAGTAACTGGATTGAACACAAAGACTTAGATAAGGACCAAACCATAATGGAAACACCCAAGACGATCATGCCATCCTCAACAACTGCCTCACTTAGTGAGACAGATTATGACATCTTCAGCGTTATCGAAAAAGAAAAGAAGCGTCAATTTTCAAACATCGAGCTCATCGCCTCTGAAAACTTTACATCACGCGCCGTCATGGAGGCACAAGGTTCTTGCCTGACCAATAAATATGCTGAAGGGTATCCCGGCAAACGCTGGTATGGCGGATGCGAAGAAGTCGATAAGGTAGAGGAAATTGCCATAGAACGGGCCAAAGAACTGTTTGCGGCAGATCATGTAAATGTGCAGCCCCACTCCGGCTCCCAAGCAAATATGGCAGTCTATTTCTCAGTACTTGAGCCTGGGGATAAGATCTTGACCATGGATTTGGCTCACGGTGGTCACCTCACACATGGCCACAAGATGAATTTTTCCGGTAAGCTGTATGATGTGCTCCATTACGGAGTCTCGCAAAAAAACGAGTGTATCGACTACGAGCAGTTGGCTATCACAGCTAAAGAATTTCAACCTAAGATGATCACTGTTGGAGCATCTGCTTATTCTCGCACTATACATTTTGATAAAATGGCAGAGATTGCAAAAAGCATAGGAGCTTACCTTTTTGCGGATATTGCTCATATTTCTGGTCTTGTTGCAGCAGGTGTTCACCCTTCGCCAGTAGGCTTAGCAGATTTCGTCACAACCACAACACACAAAACTCTTAGAGGACCCAGAGGTGGAATGATCATGTGCAAGGCAGACCATGCAAAGGCCATTGATTCTTTGATATTTCCGGGATCGCAAGGAGGTCCACTTATGCATGTGATAGCAGCCAAAGCAGTCTGCTACCTTGAGGCTCTTCAACCTCAGTTCAAAAGCTACCAAAAGCAAGTCGTTCGCAATGCAAAAGCACTCTCTGAGGGCATGAAAAAAAATGGCTACCGAATCGTCTCTGACACGACAGAGAATCACGTGATGCTCATCGATTTACAAGAAAAAGGTCTGACAGGTAAAGAAGTCCAAGAAGCTCTTGATCTAGCAGGTATCACAGTAAACAAAAACGCTATTCCATTTGATACTCAATCCCCTTTCAAATCTGGTGGTATAAGACTTGGCACACCTGCTGTCACCACACGTGGCATGAAAGAAGATGAGATGTTTGATATCGCAAACTGGATTCATTCTGGTATCGAAAACCGCAATGACCCCAACAAACTTGCGGACATTCAACAGGAAGTCATCGAATTTACCAGCAAATATCCTCTGCCTTATTAA
- a CDS encoding peptidoglycan-binding domain-containing protein: MINKGVLAFIIVIASALVNEAVAGISFSFSSRSYCGKGYSYRSCPHSKFYYNYSSNYRCYPKHYGYYYSYPPVTVRKYYVYPEAETIYSDHFYPGGNGYPSAQLKYQQGYSPQQNNNHTEPKEKKTELETDKDDAKQSVSKSFAMGIQKKLKDKGFYLGEINGRLDQKTQEAIRSFQQARGLKETGQIDEALLLNLGYLTASKTQDKYL, from the coding sequence ATGATCAACAAGGGTGTATTGGCTTTTATCATAGTGATAGCTAGTGCTTTGGTAAATGAGGCGGTGGCTGGTATCTCATTTAGCTTTAGTAGCCGCAGCTACTGTGGCAAAGGCTATTCCTACCGTAGCTGTCCTCATAGCAAGTTCTATTATAATTATAGTAGTAATTATCGATGCTACCCTAAACACTATGGCTATTATTACTCATACCCGCCTGTCACTGTTCGAAAATACTATGTTTATCCTGAAGCAGAAACAATCTACAGCGATCATTTTTATCCAGGAGGCAATGGCTATCCTTCGGCTCAACTCAAATACCAGCAAGGCTACAGCCCTCAACAGAACAACAACCATACAGAGCCTAAAGAGAAAAAGACTGAACTAGAAACCGATAAGGATGATGCCAAACAAAGTGTTTCAAAATCCTTTGCTATGGGGATTCAGAAAAAGTTAAAGGATAAGGGCTTTTATCTAGGCGAAATCAATGGACGGCTCGATCAGAAAACGCAGGAGGCTATTAGGTCGTTCCAGCAAGCAAGAGGATTGAAAGAGACTGGGCAGATCGACGAGGCACTTTTGTTAAATCTGGGTTATTTGACCGCTAGCAAGACCCAGGATAAGTATTTATAA
- a CDS encoding SDR family oxidoreductase, which yields MMALNTKVTLVTGGNGFIGRHLVRLLRDREERLRVLDILDSPDCHLEGVEYLRGSVEDKAFVKTSMQDVSKVYHLAANPKLWHSDKGTFERTNLFGTKNVLKAAEAAGVERLVYTSTESILKSYRRDQRGLIDERIHLELCDMPGSYCRSKFLAEQAALQASKNGLDVVIVNPTLPVGPGDYLLTPPTKMMLDFVNQKLPQAYLECQLNMIDVRDVAFGHIQAMDKGGKGERYILGHQNLSLSRLLKILESFTGLTMPTTRIPYPVAWCAAVFSELIADYITKRPPMAPLTGVRLARTPMVFDNTKAVSELGLPLRPIEDSLRDMLIWFQDVGLFKGKKVFSLEKDKFQSVDSISVK from the coding sequence ATGATGGCTTTAAATACTAAGGTAACTTTAGTTACAGGTGGTAATGGTTTTATCGGTAGGCACCTAGTCCGCTTGTTAAGGGATCGAGAAGAAAGGCTCAGAGTTCTAGATATTCTGGATAGTCCGGATTGCCATTTGGAGGGAGTAGAATATCTCAGGGGCTCTGTTGAAGACAAAGCTTTTGTTAAAACTTCGATGCAAGATGTATCCAAGGTTTACCATTTGGCAGCAAATCCAAAACTTTGGCACTCAGATAAGGGAACCTTTGAAAGAACTAATCTTTTCGGTACAAAGAATGTCTTAAAAGCAGCTGAAGCTGCTGGAGTGGAGCGACTTGTTTATACTTCCACAGAGTCTATCCTCAAGAGTTACCGACGTGATCAAAGAGGGCTGATCGACGAAAGGATTCATCTAGAACTCTGCGATATGCCCGGCTCTTACTGTCGCTCTAAGTTTTTGGCAGAGCAGGCTGCTCTGCAAGCGTCAAAGAACGGTCTAGATGTGGTTATTGTAAATCCCACCCTGCCAGTTGGCCCAGGCGACTATCTACTAACTCCTCCAACCAAGATGATGCTAGACTTTGTAAATCAGAAGCTTCCCCAAGCTTATCTTGAATGCCAACTAAATATGATTGATGTCAGAGATGTGGCTTTTGGTCACATACAGGCTATGGACAAAGGAGGGAAAGGGGAGAGATATATTTTAGGTCACCAAAATTTATCTCTAAGTCGACTACTTAAGATTTTAGAATCATTCACCGGTCTTACCATGCCTACTACAAGGATCCCCTATCCCGTTGCGTGGTGTGCTGCAGTATTTTCTGAATTGATCGCTGATTATATTACCAAAAGGCCTCCTATGGCACCTCTGACAGGTGTTCGTTTAGCAAGAACCCCAATGGTATTCGATAACACCAAGGCTGTTTCAGAGTTGGGGCTCCCTCTTAGGCCCATAGAGGATTCACTAAGGGACATGCTTATATGGTTTCAAGACGTCGGATTATTTAAAGGTAAGAAAGTTTTCTCACTAGAAAAAGATAAGTTTCAATCAGTAGATTCGATCTCTGTTAAATAA
- a CDS encoding ATP-binding protein → MSQDIFANASLFLPEEPQSLDDLDISKSMIEALILKTVAARSTMTAGDLADFIDLPYFNVVEPVIEQLREAKMLDVMRGGLQAHSYLLAITDLGRDKASAFYDQSAYIGPAPVSIDVYAESVRSQTIRSIQINRRRLSSAFEGLILEEEILKQIGPATNSGQSMFLYGPPGNGKTSVAERIVEAFGGGIFIPHAIEVNGAIIRLFDEYNHLPLTEEEDIRLTQRYDKRWRLIQRPVIIVGGELTMESLDLIWSDSSRFYEAPFQMKANGGCFMIDDFGRQRMDPRELLNRWIVPLEKKVDFLTLHTGIKVAMLFDTLLVISTNLDPKDLVDEAFLRRLRYKIPITNPSPENFKKIWQLESGIKGIPFSDEVVDYFIRKHIQPTGRNLRGCLPRDILALVLDQCRYHQTQPTISPDLIDFAANAYFVDFESTPK, encoded by the coding sequence ATGTCACAAGACATTTTTGCGAATGCTTCTCTCTTCCTTCCCGAGGAACCTCAGTCTCTTGATGATCTAGATATCTCAAAGTCTATGATAGAGGCTCTGATCCTTAAGACAGTTGCTGCCCGCAGCACCATGACCGCAGGAGACCTTGCAGACTTTATTGACTTGCCCTACTTCAATGTAGTCGAGCCAGTTATCGAACAACTCAGAGAGGCCAAAATGCTTGATGTCATGCGTGGAGGTCTTCAGGCCCACTCATACTTACTGGCGATTACTGACCTCGGTCGAGATAAAGCTTCCGCCTTCTACGACCAATCGGCTTACATAGGACCAGCCCCTGTTTCCATTGACGTTTATGCGGAGTCAGTCCGTAGCCAGACGATTCGCAGCATACAAATCAACCGCCGTCGCTTAAGTAGTGCTTTCGAGGGATTGATACTTGAGGAAGAAATCCTCAAACAAATTGGCCCCGCTACCAACTCAGGCCAATCCATGTTCCTCTATGGCCCTCCGGGAAATGGTAAGACAAGTGTCGCTGAAAGAATTGTAGAGGCCTTTGGAGGAGGAATTTTCATCCCTCACGCTATTGAAGTTAACGGTGCTATCATCAGACTTTTTGACGAATATAACCACCTCCCACTTACCGAAGAAGAGGACATTCGACTGACACAGCGCTATGACAAACGTTGGCGACTGATCCAGCGCCCAGTTATCATTGTGGGGGGTGAACTGACAATGGAGTCTTTAGACCTGATTTGGAGCGATTCTTCACGCTTTTATGAGGCTCCTTTCCAAATGAAAGCCAACGGTGGATGCTTCATGATCGATGACTTCGGACGCCAGCGAATGGATCCCAGGGAGTTATTAAACCGCTGGATTGTTCCTTTAGAAAAAAAAGTAGACTTCCTCACCCTCCATACCGGCATTAAAGTAGCCATGCTTTTCGATACTCTCTTGGTTATCTCCACTAATCTCGATCCAAAGGACCTTGTTGATGAGGCCTTCTTAAGAAGGCTTCGCTATAAGATCCCCATTACGAATCCTTCTCCTGAAAACTTCAAGAAAATCTGGCAACTCGAAAGTGGAATCAAAGGTATCCCCTTTAGCGATGAGGTCGTAGATTATTTTATACGTAAGCACATCCAGCCAACAGGCCGTAACTTGCGTGGTTGCCTGCCACGTGACATTTTGGCACTAGTCTTGGATCAGTGCCGTTATCATCAGACCCAGCCGACCATATCACCTGATCTCATAGATTTTGCTGCAAATGCCTACTTTGTCGATTTCGAGAGCACCCCGAAGTAA
- a CDS encoding ABC transporter ATP-binding protein, with translation MIEEPTSIEETAVVESSRETTTLSCKNLVRFLGKDESRVHVLHSVNLSLREGNVYSIVGPSGCGKSTLLYLLGLLDKPDSGEIKITGVDAFQLTETQATDMRNERLGFVFQFHFLIKEFTALENVMLPMKKLGKLKLNEMKERALHLLDGVGLVEKAMRRTNHLSGGEQQRVAIARALANSPKVILADEPTGNLDTKNSDRVFELMRSIVHEEKLTLLTVTHNPQIADASDYVLEMADGKFISKLPHPVTH, from the coding sequence ATGATAGAAGAACCTACCAGCATCGAAGAAACTGCAGTAGTTGAATCGAGCAGAGAGACTACGACATTATCTTGTAAAAATCTCGTTCGCTTTCTAGGGAAGGATGAATCCAGAGTACATGTACTGCATTCAGTCAACCTTTCATTAAGAGAAGGTAATGTCTATTCAATCGTAGGCCCTTCTGGCTGCGGCAAGAGCACGCTACTTTATCTCCTGGGTCTTTTAGATAAACCCGACAGCGGAGAAATAAAGATTACTGGAGTAGATGCATTTCAGCTTACAGAGACCCAAGCAACGGATATGCGAAACGAGCGGCTGGGATTTGTTTTCCAATTCCACTTTCTGATCAAAGAGTTCACCGCACTGGAGAATGTTATGTTGCCCATGAAAAAATTGGGGAAACTCAAGCTAAATGAAATGAAAGAGCGCGCGCTTCATCTGCTTGATGGAGTGGGACTGGTAGAAAAAGCTATGCGTCGAACCAATCACCTATCCGGAGGTGAACAACAACGCGTAGCTATTGCCAGAGCCTTAGCAAATAGCCCCAAAGTTATTCTTGCTGACGAGCCTACAGGAAATCTTGATACCAAAAATTCAGACCGGGTATTTGAGTTGATGAGATCTATTGTTCACGAAGAAAAACTCACACTGCTAACCGTGACTCATAACCCACAAATCGCCGACGCATCTGATTACGTTCTAGAAATGGCCGACGGAAAGTTCATATCAAAACTCCCTCACCCAGTGACACATTAA
- a CDS encoding lytic transglycosylase domain-containing protein, producing the protein MLRRFTIFLFVAVSLIIIGGFWWFQYEKHRISRFEDFITTAAERYKLDANLIRAVIWRESDFNPDALGAAGERGLMQITEAAGSEWASHEKLDSYKPTDLLDPRNNILAGSWYLSRALRRWKTFDTPEAPALAEYNAGPSNAKRWNQKLTKPSAQYFLEQVDYPTTKAYIQDILHKYEFYGKQTNPSTLLLIWEKLRIRYIKAYHAIIKPSP; encoded by the coding sequence ATGCTGCGCCGCTTCACTATTTTTTTATTTGTAGCCGTCAGTCTGATCATCATTGGCGGCTTCTGGTGGTTTCAATATGAAAAACACCGAATCAGCAGATTTGAAGATTTTATTACGACTGCAGCAGAACGATATAAGCTAGATGCTAACCTCATCCGTGCCGTCATCTGGAGGGAGAGTGATTTCAATCCTGACGCTCTAGGAGCGGCAGGAGAGCGAGGTCTTATGCAAATCACGGAAGCAGCAGGCTCCGAATGGGCTTCTCATGAAAAACTAGACTCTTACAAGCCCACCGACCTTTTAGATCCAAGGAATAATATCTTAGCCGGAAGCTGGTACTTGAGTCGAGCGCTTCGACGCTGGAAAACCTTTGATACCCCAGAGGCACCTGCTTTAGCGGAATACAATGCGGGTCCAAGTAATGCTAAGCGCTGGAATCAAAAACTGACCAAGCCCTCAGCTCAATATTTTTTAGAGCAGGTTGATTACCCAACTACCAAAGCTTACATTCAAGATATACTTCATAAATACGAGTTCTACGGAAAACAAACAAACCCCTCCACCCTTCTACTCATCTGGGAAAAACTGCGCATCCGGTATATAAAAGCTTACCATGCTATCATTAAGCCATCGCCATAA
- the priA gene encoding primosomal protein N': MEKSYVRVVPELSLDRCFDYTVPAQLQSSIELGYRLRVPWGRSTTLAYAVDFPETPEVESCRDILELIGSHPLLNPELVKLARWIAEYYCCDFPLALKGFLPEVIRKKETNYKTRYWVSVPAHLVEEEVLKMLGKAKAQKRVWKFAQKKGAGWLATLMKESKSNAGVWNALAEKGFIRLSREKMERNPLNKEIQESIPLLLTKEQTYARRRILQQASSDQPKALLLQGVTGSGKTEVYLQAIEEILKQGKSVLVLVPEISLTSQTVNRFRARFEGQQIRVAVLHSHLSSGERHDQWHAIHQGKAKIVIGARSAVFAPVQKLGLIIVDEEHESSYKQEEAPHYHARDVAVMRSYLEKVPVVLGSATPSLESVLNARRERYILCKLTQRAEKMELPTIHVLDLRQEKGQRQGGFLMAQCMKEAVETRLMRQEQCILFLNRRGFATSVQCPNCGRVCECPRCSVPLTYHRTSNLMRCHFCDYQDGLPKLCEECGFEQQKYGGFGTQRVEDAVQHLFPKARWQRMDSDSMRGKYAYEEALTNFRSGRTDILVGTQMIAKGLHFPNVTCVGVVNCDSALNLPDFRAAERVFQQLVQVAGRAGRGDQLGEVFIQTYTPFHPAIQFARHHDVEGFQEQELEFRKDLMYPPYCRSVLVMFRGKSEEKTRYCIEQATKRIRERLQDQAMVSEMAPAPIEKLRDEYRFHTFIRTQKILRVSQVLREEIKKKIWPEGVKVSVNVDPVNLL, encoded by the coding sequence ATGGAGAAAAGCTATGTTAGAGTTGTGCCGGAATTATCATTAGACCGGTGTTTTGACTACACAGTTCCTGCTCAACTGCAAAGTAGCATTGAGTTAGGGTACCGTCTGCGAGTGCCCTGGGGGCGTTCTACCACCTTGGCTTATGCGGTGGATTTTCCAGAAACTCCCGAAGTTGAGTCCTGTCGAGATATTTTAGAGCTTATTGGGAGTCACCCGCTATTAAATCCGGAATTAGTGAAATTGGCTCGCTGGATAGCAGAATACTATTGCTGCGACTTCCCATTGGCCCTGAAGGGGTTCTTACCTGAGGTTATTCGTAAAAAGGAGACGAACTATAAAACCCGATATTGGGTTTCAGTGCCTGCCCATCTTGTAGAGGAGGAAGTGCTAAAAATGCTTGGAAAAGCTAAAGCTCAAAAAAGGGTGTGGAAGTTTGCTCAAAAAAAGGGAGCAGGCTGGCTGGCTACTCTCATGAAGGAATCTAAATCCAATGCTGGTGTCTGGAATGCCTTGGCAGAAAAGGGGTTTATTAGATTATCGCGAGAAAAAATGGAAAGAAACCCTCTCAATAAAGAGATTCAAGAATCTATACCTTTACTACTGACCAAGGAACAAACATACGCCAGGCGTCGTATTTTACAACAAGCCTCGAGTGATCAGCCCAAGGCTTTACTGTTACAAGGCGTTACAGGAAGCGGGAAAACAGAAGTCTACCTGCAAGCTATAGAGGAGATCTTAAAACAGGGGAAAAGTGTCCTGGTTTTGGTTCCAGAAATCTCCCTTACATCTCAGACCGTTAATAGATTTCGAGCTCGTTTCGAGGGACAGCAGATTCGAGTCGCTGTTTTACACAGCCACTTGTCTTCGGGCGAACGGCATGATCAATGGCATGCAATTCATCAGGGTAAAGCCAAAATAGTCATTGGTGCAAGGTCAGCTGTATTCGCGCCTGTTCAGAAATTGGGGCTCATCATCGTAGATGAAGAACATGAGTCGAGCTATAAACAGGAAGAGGCACCACATTATCATGCTCGCGATGTCGCAGTGATGCGAAGTTATTTAGAGAAAGTTCCTGTAGTCTTAGGCAGTGCCACGCCCTCGTTAGAGTCTGTTTTAAACGCGAGGCGTGAGCGCTATATTTTATGCAAACTCACACAACGAGCAGAAAAGATGGAACTGCCTACTATTCATGTCTTGGATTTGAGACAAGAGAAAGGTCAGCGTCAGGGAGGCTTTTTGATGGCGCAGTGCATGAAAGAGGCGGTGGAAACTCGATTAATGCGCCAAGAACAGTGCATTTTGTTTTTAAACAGAAGGGGTTTTGCCACATCGGTTCAATGCCCTAATTGTGGAAGGGTTTGTGAGTGTCCACGCTGCTCTGTGCCTCTGACCTACCACCGAACTTCTAATTTGATGCGTTGCCATTTTTGCGATTATCAAGATGGCCTGCCCAAGCTATGCGAGGAGTGTGGTTTCGAGCAACAGAAATATGGAGGTTTTGGCACGCAACGCGTTGAGGATGCCGTTCAGCATTTATTTCCTAAAGCTCGTTGGCAGAGAATGGATTCGGATAGCATGCGCGGCAAGTACGCTTATGAGGAAGCGTTGACAAATTTCCGAAGTGGTAGGACAGATATCCTTGTAGGGACGCAAATGATAGCCAAGGGGCTCCACTTTCCCAATGTAACCTGCGTCGGCGTAGTGAATTGTGATTCGGCTCTAAATCTCCCTGATTTCCGCGCCGCAGAAAGAGTATTTCAGCAACTGGTGCAAGTGGCAGGCAGAGCGGGAAGAGGAGATCAATTAGGAGAAGTTTTTATCCAGACCTACACACCCTTTCATCCGGCCATCCAATTTGCCAGACATCACGATGTAGAGGGGTTTCAGGAGCAGGAGTTAGAATTTCGTAAAGATCTTATGTATCCGCCTTATTGTCGTAGTGTGTTGGTGATGTTTCGAGGAAAGAGTGAAGAGAAGACCAGATACTGTATAGAACAAGCGACGAAACGAATCAGAGAACGACTGCAAGATCAGGCAATGGTTTCTGAAATGGCCCCAGCACCCATAGAGAAGCTCAGAGATGAATACCGCTTTCACACATTTATTCGCACTCAGAAAATTCTACGGGTCAGTCAAGTTTTGCGTGAAGAAATAAAAAAGAAGATTTGGCCTGAGGGAGTTAAAGTGAGTGTCAATGTTGACCCAGTGAATTTGCTCTAA
- a CDS encoding FecR family protein produces the protein MGHIFTGKKLLQVSVFTLISLNGTHPCLFAARNLLDEATFTQVVNDVSVIQSVSQRSIKATIRSNVAAPDLVKTGIKSRAELIAEDQTITRIGSNSILSFDKGERGINLQQGSVLFHSPRGRGGGVIRTAGATAAITGTTVAASATSNGGFKLMTLEGKAKATLPNGRSQTVLAGQVTFILPGQNFIPKPLNFDLQRNVDGADLVNGFSQELPSLPKINKEINKQQNLVKTGRAKKSDVKVGDAKTKKSFELVINNTTRESQNEVQSGRRAQGFSKRALIDSPDLDPDRIGVFETGSDIPRIEEFDPGAEFLNETRVTAFFAQDIEVQTGNIDLSKAQQNGTEVFAFLADGKLLFDKGTKLNNYNREVTFASRRDIGSTSSAESGPPKTIKHNGGSGPDVELAFHALDNIDFKNFNFEVNGNLVFESGKNIEIRSTSGVNTLQSTRTNMEANTIILEKVNLIGPGEYVFKTNTGRWVWNAGGILQGGLNLIDVEYNGTALFISPPVPGSTLANPGAPNTLSSSTGVPVFSKPK, from the coding sequence ATGGGGCATATATTCACGGGTAAGAAGCTTCTCCAGGTCTCTGTATTTACACTAATCTCCTTGAATGGCACGCATCCTTGCTTATTCGCAGCTAGAAACCTTCTGGATGAAGCAACCTTTACCCAGGTTGTTAATGATGTTTCCGTTATCCAATCCGTTAGTCAACGCTCTATAAAAGCCACTATCCGTAGCAATGTGGCTGCCCCGGACCTTGTCAAAACAGGTATAAAATCTCGCGCTGAACTGATTGCCGAGGATCAAACCATCACTCGGATTGGTTCAAACAGCATCCTTTCCTTTGATAAAGGAGAGCGGGGTATCAACCTCCAACAGGGCAGTGTACTGTTCCATTCCCCTCGAGGTCGCGGTGGTGGAGTCATCCGCACGGCAGGTGCCACGGCTGCTATCACCGGAACGACGGTAGCCGCTAGTGCAACGAGTAACGGTGGATTCAAGCTAATGACTTTAGAAGGTAAAGCTAAAGCTACTCTACCAAATGGAAGATCCCAGACGGTGTTAGCAGGGCAAGTCACTTTCATCCTGCCCGGGCAAAATTTTATTCCTAAGCCTCTTAACTTTGATTTACAGCGTAACGTGGATGGAGCCGACCTCGTGAACGGCTTTTCCCAAGAACTTCCCTCTCTTCCCAAAATTAATAAAGAGATTAATAAGCAGCAAAATTTAGTCAAAACAGGTCGTGCTAAAAAATCTGATGTGAAGGTAGGCGATGCAAAAACGAAAAAATCCTTTGAACTCGTTATTAATAATACCACACGCGAATCACAAAATGAAGTACAGTCAGGTAGAAGGGCACAGGGGTTTAGTAAACGCGCTCTGATTGATTCCCCAGATCTGGATCCAGATCGAATCGGTGTCTTTGAAACCGGCTCAGACATTCCCCGCATCGAAGAGTTTGATCCAGGAGCAGAATTTCTAAATGAAACGAGAGTCACTGCTTTCTTTGCCCAAGATATAGAAGTTCAAACTGGGAATATCGACCTGTCCAAAGCACAGCAAAACGGTACAGAGGTTTTTGCCTTTTTAGCAGATGGAAAACTTCTTTTTGACAAGGGAACAAAACTCAACAACTACAATAGAGAAGTCACTTTTGCCTCGCGAAGGGATATTGGCAGCACTTCGTCAGCTGAATCGGGGCCACCCAAGACAATCAAGCACAATGGCGGTTCAGGGCCAGACGTTGAATTAGCTTTCCACGCTTTAGATAATATTGATTTTAAAAATTTTAACTTTGAAGTTAATGGAAACTTAGTTTTCGAAAGCGGTAAAAACATTGAAATAAGAAGCACCTCCGGGGTCAATACTTTGCAATCCACAAGAACCAACATGGAGGCCAATACCATTATTCTAGAAAAGGTTAATTTAATAGGACCTGGTGAATATGTTTTTAAAACAAATACGGGTAGATGGGTCTGGAATGCTGGAGGAATATTGCAGGGTGGACTGAACCTTATAGACGTAGAATATAATGGCACTGCTCTCTTTATAAGTCCTCCAGTTCCAGGAAGCACCCTTGCTAATCCGGGTGCACCAAACACTTTATCATCAAGTACTGGCGTCCCAGTTTTTTCAAAGCCTAAATAA